AGGGCTTTTGCTCTTTATAGCCTTTTATGGTTTTTTGGTATCAAAGCCGTTGTTTTAAAAAATCAATACGGCTACTTGGCAAAAATTAAAGTGCAATCCTTACAAGCGATTGAATTTACCACAACAGCACACAAACAAGTTTTTGAAAAATCAAAAATGAATTAATTATTTTTGAAAATAATAATAGAGGATACAGGTTAGCTGTTTTAATGGAGTGCTGATCATAAAATCTAAAAATCAATTTGCTATTAAAGTGCTATAAGTTATCTTTAATCAATCAGATGATAGAATTTGTTTTTTATTTTTGAATTGGGAGCGTTTGATGGAAAAACTAGCGTTGTCTTTATTATTTACAGGGACTTTTTTGGGGCTTTTTTTGAATGCGAGTGATTTTAAGAGCATGGATAATAAGCAACTATTAGAGCAAGCAGGGAAAGTTGCTCCTAGTGAAGTTCCAGAGTTTCGTGCAGAAGTCAATAAACGATTAGCAGCGATGAAAGAAGAAGAGCGTAAAAATTATAAAGCGGATTTTAAGAAAGCGATGGATAAAAATTTAGCTTCTTTAAGCTAAGAAGATCGCGATAAACGTAAAAAAGAAATTCTTGAAGTGATTGCTAACAAAAAGAAAACAATGACCATGAAAGAATATCGTGAAGAGGGGCTAGATTTGCATGATTGCACATGTGAAGGTCCTTTTCATGATCATGAAAAAAAGGGAAAAAAAGGGAAAAAACCAAGCCATCATAAACATTAGCGCTTAGGGTGTGTTAGTGGGGTGTTTTTGTTTTTTGGCGTTGGTTAGGGTTTAAAATGTTGGAATGGTGTTTGTATTTTTTGGATATTTATAGTATCATAGTCCAATAATAAGGACCCTTTGAACGCCTGTATTTTAAGACGGCTAAAATAGCTTGGATTCTTAGGTAGTTTTTTATCAATAGAAGAAGATTTCAAAAGAGAGCTTATGAAGAACAGTAATTTTTGTTGCGGTTATATATTTATTAAAACTAGGAGTTTTAGTGTGAAACGGATTTTATTTTTTTTAGTAGCTACGACTTTTTTGTTGAGAGCAGAAACGGATTCTGCTACTATTAACACTACAGTTGATCCCAATGTTATGTTTTCTTGAAAGCTCTACAGGGGATGTGAAAAAAGACCGCAAGAGGGTTTTAAAGAGTATGGTTAATTTGGAAAAAGAGCGCGTGAAGAATTTTAACCAGTATTCTGAAACCAAGATGAGTAAGGGCGACTTATCCGCTTTTGGAGCTTTCTTTAAGGGGAGTTTGGAAAGCTGTGTGGATCAAAAGATCTGTTATTATGAACATAAAGGTGGTAAGGTTTCTTTTGTCGTGAATGATAGGGAGAAGTTTTATAAACATGTGCTTAAAGACTTAGGGACAGAGCTTTCACTCCCTTTGTTTAACTGGCTTTATAAAGGCTCGGATTTTGGGGCTTTGCATGAGCAGTTTGGGGATATGTATGATGGGTATATCAAATATTTGATCAGCATGGTTAGGATAAGCCAAAAAGAAAAGGCTAGAAAACTGGATGCAGTCACTCTTAAAAAAATGGAAGCTCAAGCTGAGAAAGACACTAAGGCAGCGTTTCAAAAGAGGAGCAGTGGGGAGCTTGAAAACCATACGGATAGCCCTGACTTTATAAGCTCTTCTAAGAGAACACAGAATGCTTCTAATCCGGATCTAGATTCTACGACCAATGCTAACACGCTCAAAGAAACAGCTTCAAAAGAGCCAGAAATTTCTTCAAAAAAAGAGGAAAAGCCTAAGAAAAAACGCCGCCTTTCAAAGAAAGAAAAGCAACAACAAGCCTTGCAACAAGAGTTTGAAAGGCAAATTAGTGACTCTAGTAAGTCTGAAAAATAGCTAACTTATCTTTTAGTAGGGAGCTTTAAATAAGTCTTTTTAAGCATTCCTTTTTTAGGTTTTTAGCTCCCTATCACTCTGTTTTGTGTTAGGGCTATCTTTTTTAAAAACCATTACTTTTTTAAAATCTTTAGACTTTAAGTTTTTTGGCTTTTTTTTGCGGTAACGATTAGGTTTTGTTGCGTAAAAATCTTTGAAATATAGCGATTGGTAGAGTTAAACATAACCCCATCTTAAGACATTCCAACGCATTTTATAAAGCCTGTAAAAATTTTAACGGAGTATCGGTAATCAAATGGATGCCTTTGAGTGTTTTTTACAATCAAAATAAAAGAGCTTGCGTAAGCGAGAGCGGTAGTTTCTCATAACGCGCTCTTATAGGGTTAGGGGGATTTAGTTTTGGGGGTTGTAGGGGAATTGTTTCAAAATGCCTCCTATTCTCTTATGAGTTTTAAATAAATTTAATGAGTTTTGCTATAAAAGGGAATCCCAAACGATGTAATAACGCTTGAAAACCCTATTGTTTAAAATCTTTGAAGGATATTAAAGTTGGATAAAGCTTATTTGCATTGGATAAAAACAAAGCCTTTTTAGGAACTTAAAACCCCTAAAGATTAGAGCTATCCTCTAGCATTTTAAGGTTTTAGCTAACCCCCCTAATGAAGTCTCTTTGTATTTTTCATTCATGTCTTTTCCGGTCGCATACATCGTAGCGATCACTTCATCTAGGCTCACTTTAGGCTTGTATTCATCTTCTAAAGCCAGTTTAGAAGCACTGATCGCTTTAATCGCTCCTAAAACATTGCGTTCAATGCAAGGGATTTGCACCAAGCCCCCCACCGGATCGCATGTCAATCCTAAATGGTGTTCCATAGCGATTTCACTAGCGATTAAAACCTGTTGCGTGGTCGCTTGGCACAAATAGGCTAACCCCCCCGCAGCCATAGAGCTTGCCACGCCAATTTCAGCCTGACACCCCGCTTCTGCGCCACTCAAGGAAGCGTTTTTCTTGTAAAGATAGCCAATCGCCGCGCTGGTGAGTAAAAAATCATTGATGGCCTTTTGCGATAAATTTTCAAACAAATGGTTTTTGGCGTATAAAAGCACGCTTGGCACCACCGCACACGCTCCATTAGTGGGGGCGGTTACCACCTTACCTCCGCTAGCGTTTTCTTCAGCAATGGCGCGAGCGTAAAGCGAAATGTAATCAATCAACGCTAATGGGTCTTTCCCGCTTGTGGGGTGTTTTTCTAAACGCGTTTTAATGCTTGGGGCTAATCGTGTTACTCTCAAAGAACCGGGCAGATACATTTCTTTAGAATTAGCCCCATTATGGTAACACTCAAGCATCGCATGATAAATTTTAGCCATCATTGCATCAGGGCGGTTTTTTTGGGCGTCTTCTCTCAAACGCACGATTTCAGCGATGTTTTTTTGGTGTTTTTGGCATAATTCTAGCAATTCCTTAGCGCTTGAAAAATCATAAGCAACGCTTCCATTCCCGCCCTCTTCAGACAAGTTGTCTAATTCTTTTTCGGTATAGACAAACCCTCCACCGACAGAATAGTAAGTTTCTTCTTTTAAAACCTCATTTTTAGCGTTAAAAGCTTTTAGAATGAGAGCGTTTTGGTGTCTGGATAAAGGTTTATTGTCAAAAATCAAATCTTTAGAATAATCAAAATGAATGCAATGTTGGTTAGCGAGCTTTAAAACTTTGTTTTCAAGCACTTCATGCAATAAGGCTTTTTTGGTTGTTACCTCTAATTCGTTAGCATAAATACCATGCAAGCCAATTAAAACCGCCTCATCGCTCAAATGCCCTTTACCGGTTAAAGCTAACGAGCCATGCAAGATGATTTGAACGCGCACAACCTGCTCTAAAATGCCTTTTAACAACCCACAAAATCTCGCTCCAGCTTCCATAGGCCCTATAGTGTGTGAAGAGCTAGGCCCTACGCCAATTTTAAAAATAGATAAAATAGAAAAACTAGCCATTAAAATAGTCCTAAAAACACGCTCAAAGCCGTTAAGCTCCCAAAGACAAACACAAAAATATCCACTTTAAAGTTTCTAAAACGCTTCAAACTAGAAACGCTATAAAAAGCTATCATAGGCATCACAAACAGAATGAGCGCGATAATGGGACCGCCTAAATTTTCAATAAAATCCAAGATATTGGGGTTAATATAAGCCACAAGCGTGATAGTCAGCCATAAAAAAATCGTTACACTAACACTCAAGGTTCTAGGAGTTTTTTTCAATTTTAAACTTTGAATAATAATGCCTTCTAAACCCTCCTTAGCCCCATAATAATGCCCAAAAAAAGATGAAAAAATCGCTAAAAAAGCCACCACAGGTCCTGCATAGTTGATTAAAGGGTTGTTTAAAGTGTTGGCAAAATAGC
This region of Helicobacter pylori genomic DNA includes:
- a CDS encoding L-serine ammonia-lyase codes for the protein MASFSILSIFKIGVGPSSSHTIGPMEAGARFCGLLKGILEQVVRVQIILHGSLALTGKGHLSDEAVLIGLHGIYANELEVTTKKALLHEVLENKVLKLANQHCIHFDYSKDLIFDNKPLSRHQNALILKAFNAKNEVLKEETYYSVGGGFVYTEKELDNLSEEGGNGSVAYDFSSAKELLELCQKHQKNIAEIVRLREDAQKNRPDAMMAKIYHAMLECYHNGANSKEMYLPGSLRVTRLAPSIKTRLEKHPTSGKDPLALIDYISLYARAIAEENASGGKVVTAPTNGACAVVPSVLLYAKNHLFENLSQKAINDFLLTSAAIGYLYKKNASLSGAEAGCQAEIGVASSMAAGGLAYLCQATTQQVLIASEIAMEHHLGLTCDPVGGLVQIPCIERNVLGAIKAISASKLALEDEYKPKVSLDEVIATMYATGKDMNEKYKETSLGGLAKTLKC